A region from the Natronocella acetinitrilica genome encodes:
- a CDS encoding glycosyltransferase, with protein sequence MTESNASGHLHVCHMVGALRYGGAERQLVNLLNAMPEAQRTVLMIGAPVDEGLEQELDPQVQLLQLHVRLRRFPIDLLRLAWRLRRLRVDVLQTHMFWANVFGVIAARLAGTPVIITTEHGDDRWWKGALHRWIERNVITPLAHRRVCVSEHILQVRAHVEGVPRAKLLHIPNGTVVNEQVTDDPFKGDRTLVIGSVGRFVPEKDFPGLISALARLRDEGLQFQCYLVGDGPERGNIMEAIRHHGLEQWCLLPGYQSNIAHWLNKFDVFVLGSIHEGQPMALLEAMACGRAIVATRVGGIPMTVTEGEEALLVEAQNPEALAAAIRRLAEAPALRRRLGAAARERVIRDFSSRVTAERYLDLYTRHWDGPWRLSRAE encoded by the coding sequence ATGACTGAATCCAACGCCTCCGGACACCTTCATGTCTGCCATATGGTGGGTGCCTTGCGCTATGGCGGCGCTGAGCGGCAACTGGTGAATCTGCTCAACGCCATGCCTGAAGCGCAACGAACCGTCCTGATGATCGGTGCGCCGGTTGATGAGGGATTGGAGCAGGAACTCGATCCCCAGGTCCAACTGCTGCAGTTGCATGTCCGACTAAGGCGTTTCCCCATTGATTTGCTGCGCCTCGCCTGGCGTTTGCGCCGACTGCGGGTTGATGTTCTGCAAACCCATATGTTCTGGGCAAATGTCTTTGGGGTGATCGCGGCACGTCTGGCTGGCACGCCTGTCATCATCACCACCGAGCACGGTGATGATCGATGGTGGAAAGGCGCTTTGCATCGCTGGATCGAGCGGAACGTCATCACGCCGTTGGCGCACAGACGGGTCTGCGTCTCGGAGCACATTCTGCAAGTCAGGGCGCATGTCGAAGGTGTACCCCGTGCAAAGTTGCTTCATATACCGAATGGCACAGTGGTGAACGAGCAAGTGACAGATGACCCTTTCAAGGGAGATAGGACACTGGTCATCGGCAGTGTCGGGCGCTTCGTGCCGGAAAAGGACTTCCCGGGGTTGATCAGCGCCCTTGCCCGGCTTCGCGATGAGGGACTGCAATTTCAGTGTTACCTGGTGGGGGATGGTCCGGAGCGTGGAAACATCATGGAAGCCATCCGCCATCATGGCCTCGAGCAATGGTGTCTGCTACCCGGCTACCAGTCGAACATTGCCCACTGGCTGAACAAATTCGATGTCTTTGTCCTTGGATCGATCCACGAAGGCCAGCCGATGGCATTGCTGGAGGCAATGGCCTGCGGACGGGCCATTGTCGCGACCCGGGTCGGTGGTATCCCCATGACCGTCACTGAAGGGGAGGAGGCCTTGCTGGTGGAAGCGCAGAATCCGGAGGCCCTCGCAGCAGCCATACGCCGTCTGGCCGAGGCGCCGGCTCTGCGCCGTCGCCTGGGTGCGGCGGCGCGTGAGCGGGTAATTCGGGATTTTTCCAGCCGTGTAACAGCGGAGCGGTATCTCGATCTTTATACCCGGCATTGGGATGGACCATGGCGACTGTCGCGGGCAGAATGA
- a CDS encoding glycosyltransferase family 4 protein, which translates to MTQGDAERRNVLFVLPSLARAGAESQVLDLLESLSGGPWRLHLATFEPATDQLARVQAVGVQHHHIPRRGKWNPSFISGLGRLVDKAQIDIIHATLNIAVLAAWCARTLASRKPPIIAAIHTTTSRNRKDALIGSWLYSPILRRCDAVNFVSHRQREHWLQQIPLEQERTSVIHNGVDTMRFAPSEGDALGRKRPTVVCIAALRPEKGHRILLRAWQGVIAARPDAQLLLVGDGPERGRIEGLIHQYGLAGSVVVLGIIQDVRPILSGAHLTVLPSTAVETLSLAALESLAMGVPVIATAIGGMPEAVLHEQTGLILEPGRPEELATAILELLSDEPRRQVMAANARADMLARFRKERMGEETAALLERVIDNGGLHHALR; encoded by the coding sequence ATGACTCAAGGCGATGCAGAGCGTCGCAATGTCCTTTTCGTTCTGCCCTCACTTGCTCGGGCCGGCGCCGAAAGTCAGGTCCTGGATCTACTCGAGAGCCTCAGTGGCGGCCCATGGCGTCTTCATCTGGCCACCTTCGAGCCGGCTACTGATCAATTGGCAAGGGTGCAGGCTGTTGGCGTGCAACACCACCATATTCCCCGGCGCGGTAAATGGAATCCCTCGTTTATCAGTGGACTTGGGCGACTGGTGGACAAGGCGCAGATCGATATCATTCATGCGACGCTCAATATCGCGGTGCTCGCAGCCTGGTGTGCGAGAACTCTGGCCTCGCGAAAGCCGCCGATTATCGCGGCCATCCACACCACCACCAGCCGTAACCGCAAGGATGCCCTGATCGGGTCCTGGTTGTACTCGCCCATCCTGCGCCGTTGTGATGCCGTGAATTTTGTCAGTCATCGGCAACGGGAGCACTGGTTGCAACAGATCCCGCTTGAGCAAGAGAGGACCTCGGTCATTCATAACGGGGTGGACACGATGCGGTTTGCTCCGTCTGAAGGTGACGCGCTCGGGCGAAAGCGCCCGACCGTGGTGTGCATTGCTGCACTGCGCCCGGAAAAAGGCCACCGTATCCTGTTGAGAGCTTGGCAGGGCGTCATCGCCGCAAGACCCGATGCACAATTACTTCTGGTCGGGGATGGGCCAGAGCGTGGCCGCATCGAGGGCCTGATTCACCAGTACGGCCTGGCTGGCAGTGTTGTCGTTCTGGGTATCATCCAGGATGTGCGACCGATCCTCTCCGGGGCACATCTCACCGTGTTGCCCTCAACTGCCGTTGAGACGCTGTCCCTGGCGGCACTTGAATCATTGGCCATGGGGGTGCCGGTGATTGCCACGGCCATTGGCGGCATGCCTGAGGCGGTATTGCATGAACAGACCGGCTTGATCCTTGAGCCCGGCAGGCCCGAGGAGCTGGCGACGGCCATTCTGGAGCTCCTGTCCGACGAACCCCGACGGCAAGTGATGGCCGCGAATGCCAGAGCCGACATGCTAGCCCGTTTCCGCAAGGAACGGATGGGCGAAGAGACCGCCGCGTTGCTTGAGCGGGTCATCGACAATGGTGGCCTTCACCATGCGCTCCGTTAA
- a CDS encoding glycosyltransferase has translation MTTWATNTVDAASAVGRVATQAQASQRRRILVVSPFLPPSTAVGGKRFAFLCREFLARGHHVEALSLCLHADEQQDDSLISAMPVHRARNLLPRTGRGRSLTQRVYDRLLLGHVGVPDQYVGWIPPAMRMGGSLIDRFAPEVIIATGPPHSSFVIGQRLAQRAGARLILDYRDPWTAFDWRNSSGVRRPTRRVHRWLEKRLVAAADALVFATERMRAEFIRHLGSSLRSQSLLRVITNGYEEQSARQIRSLDASHRNIVFAGELYGGRRVSDLMDGLLPLMPELEAAGVKPLVHVFGTVRDEDRRRVEAAGLGGLLRQHDPVKYADITKVLRGADVLYLPSGGEVSYALPFKVFDYLGAARPILAVTSRESAVADLMQEVDCGELAYGDSPLSVTRALRRLLLEQKSYGFGGREQFRWDSLATEYLATIDSVLKTT, from the coding sequence ATGACCACTTGGGCGACAAACACCGTAGACGCCGCGTCCGCAGTAGGCCGCGTCGCCACCCAAGCGCAGGCAAGCCAGCGGCGACGTATCCTGGTTGTTTCCCCATTTCTGCCGCCGAGCACTGCCGTGGGTGGCAAGCGCTTTGCGTTTCTTTGCAGGGAGTTTCTTGCCAGGGGACATCACGTCGAGGCGCTCTCTCTGTGCCTCCATGCGGACGAGCAGCAGGATGACTCCCTGATCAGTGCAATGCCCGTGCACCGCGCGCGGAACCTGCTGCCGCGGACAGGGCGGGGCAGATCGCTTACCCAACGCGTCTATGATCGCCTACTGCTTGGCCATGTCGGCGTGCCTGATCAGTATGTGGGCTGGATTCCTCCGGCCATGCGCATGGGCGGTAGCCTGATCGACCGGTTCGCGCCGGAGGTGATCATCGCAACTGGCCCGCCACACAGCAGTTTTGTGATCGGCCAGCGGCTCGCGCAACGGGCTGGCGCACGTCTGATCCTTGATTATCGTGACCCCTGGACCGCCTTTGATTGGCGGAACTCCAGCGGTGTCCGTCGGCCCACAAGACGGGTGCACCGGTGGTTGGAGAAGCGGCTGGTTGCAGCAGCGGACGCGCTGGTTTTCGCCACGGAGCGGATGCGCGCGGAATTTATTCGCCACCTCGGATCGTCATTGCGATCCCAGTCGCTGCTACGCGTGATTACCAACGGTTACGAAGAGCAATCTGCGCGACAAATCAGAAGCCTCGATGCATCTCATCGAAACATCGTTTTCGCGGGAGAGCTCTACGGCGGACGGCGCGTGTCGGATCTGATGGATGGTCTTTTACCCCTCATGCCCGAGCTGGAAGCGGCCGGTGTTAAACCGCTGGTCCATGTGTTCGGAACAGTTCGTGACGAGGACAGGCGCCGTGTCGAGGCTGCAGGTCTGGGAGGCTTGCTGCGCCAACACGATCCGGTGAAGTATGCCGACATCACCAAGGTGCTCCGTGGGGCGGACGTACTCTATCTGCCCTCCGGAGGCGAGGTCTCCTATGCCCTGCCTTTCAAGGTATTCGATTACCTGGGTGCTGCGCGGCCAATTCTCGCAGTGACATCCCGGGAGTCGGCGGTTGCCGATCTGATGCAGGAGGTGGACTGCGGCGAACTCGCTTATGGCGACAGCCCTTTGTCCGTGACCAGGGCGCTGCGCCGACTGCTGCTCGAACAGAAGTCTTATGGGTTCGGGGGCCGGGAGCAGTTTCGCTGGGACAGTCTCGCAACGGAGTATCTGGCTACGATAGACAGCGTGCTCAAGACGACTTGA